One genomic region from Cryptococcus deuterogattii R265 chromosome 7, complete sequence encodes:
- a CDS encoding kinesin family member 11, with product MSRRPTNSRAGMSRTASSASISMPPPSRIPNRPPSVMSVSQPSHERDDRDSRASSPPKRMRKGTSVSMTSRKIEAPGMGINMDGEINIQVVVRCRGRSQQEVDQASPVITTTSGPISKMVTVETTPLSSATLSTFTTASVYGGTHHPTTKTYPFDKVFGPEADQTMVFNEVAEGMLGEVLSGYNCTIFAYGQTGTGKTYTMQGDLELTNLDTPKSTAGIVPRVLHSLFNILESQADTEYSVKCSYVELYNEELRDLLAPEYRGEQSGTGGLKLYEDGKKGTMIQGLEETGVRNLKEALGMLDKGVKRRQTAETKMNTESSRSHTIFSITVHVKESRMQRGGEDMLRIGKFNLVDLAGSEAIGRSGATDKRAREAGMINQSLLTLGRVISALVEKGSHIPYRESKLTRLLQDSLGGRTKTCIVATISPTRSNMEETLSTLDYAIRAKSIRNRPEVNAHLTKTGLLKEYVGDIERLKAELAATREKNGIYIPEDQWREMHEVQVKQKSDYDEAKLKASVIEVALDTKKKEFDEVSVRLLATVDELAQVREAEKQLMEMLDETKIVLDAIKTRLDEETVISQAYMQGEERLDAVAGGLKKVATESVNDVGGLFEKIARKAKILGSNASAATRFGGELQGLSQNLRNGLSQLQSAHENFGQEIQIEMETYALKGQQATQHDLAALDRSFGAFNDLSQKLASSNEKGQREASDLSTSLLAVKDEVQSSVREWAQGVSDRSKSMVDELLEHQQQHLTAVGSVLDSTASLVDAIITTAQEHLAAESVSALHARDLAVQTSSSEIARLRSQNVLLAKLLSEEKAKTAKLRTELIGNLTSMIENFTDEQDKGWSAVVDKMKVDNEKNVEKMEELDEEARRVWEEGDGRRKLFENQVRSGGETAVLQKGEGQMAIRQVREGLKERLESYGQETMGEAGAHVEMMDGLCVKMAKSATSVANKSTARGKKNSEIMEALAKNAKSTHQASQARSSAMADSINSLTSTLLTSQSSSSATFSEAYSATESNLNSIISSTADFLQSGIQEDIPTGITPRKKVWNVQAEWERTGPREAVLASWRKRQEAVGQPESQSGVRDEMVVNDGACEAADGVMEDGVSQTEIQAFSRENTNTITIPSRTSSREPTPTGIPPPSLISSTRISSAQTISNRLKLTKSTTGKKLGNEIVDEPRPAVTVLGEGGLNLPRRGGRR from the exons ATGTCGAGGAGGCCTACCAACAGCAGAGCAGGGATGTCCAGAACAGCATCTTCTGCATCTATTTCAATGCCCCCGCCATCAAGGATTCCCAATCGACCGCCATCGGTGATGTCGGTATCTCAACCTTCGCatgagagagatgatagAGACAGTCGCGCTTCAAGCCCACcaaaaaggatgagaaagGGTACTAGTGTTTCTATGACCAGTAGGAAGATAGAGGCTCCTGGAATGGGAATAAAtatggatggagagatCAATATCCAAGTGGTCGTGCGATGCCG TGGACGCTCCCAACAAGAGGTAGATCAGGCATCTCCAGTGATAACCACTACCAGTGGGCCGATATCAAAGATGGTGACCGTCGAAACCACCCCATTATCGTCAGCGACCTTGTCAACATTCACTACGGCGTCAGTATACGGTGGAACTCATCATCCGACTACTAAAACGTACCCTTTTGACAAGGTTTTTGGGCCAGAAGCCGACCAAACAATGGTTTTCAATGAGGTTGCTGAAGGGATGCTGGGGGAAGTTCTGTCAGGATACAATTGTACCATTTTTGCCTATGGGCAGACTGGTACTGGAAAAAC TTATACTATGCAAGGTGATCTTGAGCTCACGAACCTTGACACTCCTAAATCAACTGCTGGTATCGTTCCCAGGGTCCTTCACAGTCTTTTCAACATCCTCGAATCCCAAGCCGACACGGAGTACTCCGTCAAATGCTCTTACGTAGAATTGTATAATGAAGAGCTTCGAGATCTCCTGGCGCCGGAGTACAGAGGTGAACAAAGTGGGACTGGCGGACTCAAGTTGTacgaagatggaaagaaggggacTATGATTCAGGGCCTGGAAGAGACAGGTGTGAGGAACTTAAAAGAGGCTTTGGGTATGCTGGACAAGggagtgaagagaagacagaCTGCTGAGACAAAGATGAACACCGAATCTTC GCGATCACATACAATCTTCTCTATCACAGTCCATGTCAAAGAGAGCCGAATGCAAAGGGGAGGCGAGGATATGCTTCGAATCGGAAAGTTTAATTTAGTGGACCTTGCTGGCTCGGAAGCTATTGGCCGTTCTGGTGCCACCGACAAACGCGCTCGCGAGGCCGGCATGATTAATCAGTCTCTCCTAACCCTAGGTCGGGTCATCTCGGCTCTTGTTGAGAAAGGCAGTCATATCCCTTATCGAGAATCAAAACTCACTCGATTACTGCAAGATTCCCTGGGCGGTAGAACAAAAACATGCATCGTCGCAACTATTAGTCCAACCCGATCCAACATGGAAGAAACTCTCTCCACTCTTGATTACGCCATCCGCGCTAAATCTATCCGTAATCGACCAGAAGTCAATGCTCATCTCACGAAGACCGGTTTGCTCAAAGAATATGTTGGGGATATCGAGCGTCTCAAAGCAGAACTCGCTGCgacaagagagaagaatggaatATACATTCCTGAGGATCAGTGGCGGGAGATGCACGAAGTTCAGGTAAAGCAGAAATCAGATTATGACGAGGCCAAACTTAAGGCGAGCGTTATTGAGGTCGCTTTGGAtacgaagaagaaggagtttGATGAAGTCAGTGTACGGCTGCTTGCAACAGTCGATGAACTTGCTCAAGTAAGGGAAGCTGAGAAGCAACTGATGGAAATGCTTGACGAAACGAAGATCGTTCTTGACGCTATCAAGACAAGGTTAGATGAGGAGACGGTCATTAGCCAGGCTTATATgcaaggagaggagagattAGACGCAGTTGCCGGAGGCTTGAAGAAAGTGGCCACTGAGAGCGTGAATGACGTTGGAGGAttgtttgagaagatcG CCCGAAAGGCGAAGATACTCGGGTCCAATGCAAGCGCAGCTACTCGATTCGGGGGGGAACTGCAAGGGCTCTCCCAGAACCTTCGTAACGGTTTATCCCAGCTGCAGTCAGCACATGAAAATTTCGGGCAAGAAATCCAAATTGAAATGGAAACCTATGCCCTCAAAGGACAACAAGCTACACAACATGACCTTGCTGCTCTCGATCGATCCTTTGGGGCTTTCAACGACCTCTCCCAAAAGCTCGCTTCGTCAAATGAGAAGGGTCAACGCGAAGCATCCGATTTGAGCACGTCCCTGTTGGCTGTCAAAGATGAGGTGCAGAGTTCTGTTCGTGAATGGGCGCAGGGTGTAAGCGACAGAAGCAAGTCCATGGTCGACGAACTGCTTGaacatcaacaacagcacCTCACTGCCGTCGGTTCAGTACTCGACTCTACTGCCAGTCTTGTCGACGCAATTATCACCACCGCACAAGAACACCTCGCGGCCGAGTCAGTCTCTGCTCTTCATGCAAGAGATCTTGCTGTAcagacatcatcatccgaaATCGCCCGCCTACGCTCCCAGAACGTCCTCCTCGCCAAACTTCTTTccgaagaaaaagcaaagacaGCCAAACTTCGTACCGAACTTATTGGTAATTTGACGAGCATGATTGAGAATTTCACGGATGAACAAGACAAGGGCTGGAGTGCGGTGGTCgacaagatgaaggtggacAATGAAAAGAATGTtgagaaaatggaagaattAGACGAGGAAGCGAGAAGAgtatgggaagaaggggatgggagaagaaaattgTTCGAGAATCAAGTAAGATCTGGTGGTGAAACAGCAGTATTgcaaaagggagaaggtcAGATGGCTATTAGGCAAGTTCGTGAAGGTTTGAAAGAGAGACTAGAGAGCTATGGTCAAGAAACAATGGGAGAAGCAGGGGCGCATGTTGAAATGATGGATGGTTTATGCGTCAAAATGGCGAAGAGTGCTACAAGTG TTGCGAATAAGTCAACAGCtcgaggaaagaagaactcAGAGATTATGGAAGCTTTGGCGAAAAACGCGAAATCTACGCATCAAGCCTCCCAAGCAAGATCCTCCGCCATGGCAGACTCTATTAACAGCCTTACTTCTACTCTTCTTACTTCT caatcatcatcttcagccACTTTTTCAGAAGCCTACTCTGCAACTGAATCTAATCTCAACTCTATCATTTCCTCCACTGCCGATTTCCTGCAGTCTGGTATTCAAGAAGATATTCCTACTGGAATTACTCCACGTAAGAAAGTATGGAACGTCCAAGCCGAATGGGAGAGGACAGGACCTAGAGAAGCGGTTTTGGCGAGctggagaaaaagacaagaagcaGTGGGACAACCAGAAAGCCAGAGCGGAGTtagagatgagatggtggTAAATGATGGGGCATGCGAAGCGGCCGACGGAGTtatggaagatggggtCTCTCAAACTGAAATCCAGGCCTTTTCAAGAGAGAATACTAATACCATTACCATCCCTTCCCGAACAAGCTCTCGTGAGCCAACCCCAACGGGtatccctcctccctcattAATATCCAGCACGCGTATCTCTTCTGCTCAGACAATATCGAATCGATTGAAGCTGACAAAATCAACAACGGGAAAGAAGCTCGGTAATGAAATCGTCGATGAACCTCGGCCTGCGGTGACAGTTttgggagaaggtggaCTGAATCTTCCGCGGCGCGGTGGACGAAGGTAG
- a CDS encoding arginine-tRNA ligase — MASLQASDIPERYFLPILPEIRGVDPTRSVVEAFKIAAAKLVADAWEEDVAKIYPAVEMGKKGADLSVAVVRFKRGKPADLEVWTKKVIDSFKADVFFSGVKTPDNKFLHFTFNKESFTYHLLRQINLTAAASVADPSNHTLAYGTTTEGAGKHLVVDFSSPNIAKPFHAGHLRSTIIGAVICNLHEANGWKVTRLNYLGDWGTQYGLLSVGFDRYGNEEELVKDPIHHLFQVYVKINSVRDEQKKKIEAGEIIPDEENIHLLAKKVFKDMEDGEPKAIAQWARFRDLSIEKLKGTYKKLNVHFDVYWGESQVSEESMERAVRIVQEKNLTCEDRGALLVDLTKFKMDKAIVRKGDGTSIYLTRDLGGAYDKYQKYKFDKHIYVVQAAQTLHFNQLFKTLELMGEPYADKLEHVTFGLVKGMSTRKGNVVFLEDIIAEATDVMHEQMKSNEAKYAQVEDPEGTSAIIGTTAVKIQDMAGRRINDYDFDIKRCTSFEGDFGPFIQYSHVRLCSVQRKNPNVLVPQSINEIDLSILNEPKVNDIIMHLALYPTHVRNAFLQSEPSQLVTWCFKLGHLVGAAWETVKVTGQEEEIAKARLFFYVTTREVLASAMRMLSLTPIERM, encoded by the exons ATGGCTTCTCTCCAAGCTTCAGATATCCCCGAAAGGtactttcttcccattttgCCTGAGATTCGGGGTGTAGACCCCACCAGGAGCGTAGTCGAAGCGTTCAAGATCGCCGCGGCTAAGCTCGTGGCTGATGCctgggaggaggatgtagCGAAGATTTACCCTGCTGTTGAgatgggcaagaagggTGCCGACCTTTCAGTTGCTGTGGTTAGGTTCAAAAGGGGAAAGCCCGCCGATCTGGAAGTCTggacgaagaaggtcaTTGACAGC TTCAAGGCAgatgtctttttctctgGCGTGAAGACTCCTGACAACAAATTCCTTCATTTCACCTTCAA CAAAGAGTCCTTTACCTatcatctccttcgtcAAATCAATCTCACTGCCGCCGCCTCTGTCGCTGACCCCTCTAACCACACTCTCGCCTATGGTACCACCACTGAAGGTGCTGGCAAGCACCTAGTTGTCgacttctcctctcccaacaTTGCCAAACCATTTCACGCTGGTCACTTGCGAAGTACCATCATTGGTGCCGTCATTTGCAACCTCCACGAGGCCAACGGCTGGAAAGTTACAAGGTTGAACTACCTTGGTGACTGGGGAACTCAATATGGTCTCTTGTCTGTTGGTTTTGACAGATACGGAAACGAGGAGGAGTTAGTCAAGGACCCTATCCACCATTTATTTCAGGTTTACGTCAAGATAAACAGCGTTAGGGatgagcagaagaagaagattgaggcAGGCGAGATTATCCCGGATGAGGAGAACATTCATTTATTGGCTAAGAAGGTCTTCAAGGACATGGAGGACG GTGAGCCTAAGGCGATTGCCCAATGGGCCCGATTCCGAGATCTCTCCATCGAAAAGCTTAAGGGCACCTACAAAAAGCTCAACGTCCACTTTGATGTCTACTGGGGCGAATCTCAAGTTTCTGAGGAGTCCATGGAGCGAGCTGTCAGAATCGTTCAGGAGAAGAACTTGACTTGTGAGGACCGAGGGGCTTTGTTGGTCGATTTGACGAAGTTCAAGATGGACAAGGCCATCGTCAGGAAGGGTGACGGTACCTCAATTTACCTTACCCGAGATCTCGGTGGTGCCTACGACAAGTATCAGAAATACAAGTTCGACAAGCACATCTATGTCGTCCAGGCCGCTCAGACCTTGCATTTCAACCAGCTTTTCAAGACTCTCGAGCTCATGGGCGAACCTTACGCTGACAAACTTGAGCACGTTACTTTTGGTCTTGTCAAGGGTATGTCTACCAGGAAAGGTAACGTTGTCTTCTTGGAAGACATCATCGCCGAGGCTACCGATGTCATGCACGagcagatgaagagcaATGAGGCCAAATACGCTCAGGTCGAGGACCCCGAGGGTACCAGTGCCATCATTGGTACCACTGCCGTCAAGATCCAAGACATGGCCGGTAGGAG GATCAACGACTATGACTTCGACATCAAGCGATGTACCTCTTTCGAGGGCGACTTCGGACCCTTCATCCAATACTCCCACGTTCGTCTTTGTTCCGTTCAGCGAAAGAACCCCAACGTCCTCGTTCCGCAATCCATCAACGAGATCGACCTTTCCATACTCAACGAGCCTAAGGTCAacgacatcatcatgcaTCTCGCTCTTTACCCCACCCACGTCCGAAACGCTTTCCTCCAAAGTGAACCCAGTCAACTCGTCACCTGGTGTTTCAAGTTAGGCCACTTGGTCGGTGCTGCTTGGGAAACTGTTAAGGTTACTGgtcaggaggaagagattgccAAAGCGAGGTTGTTCTTCTACGTCACTACCAGGGAGGTTCTGGCGAGCgcgatgaggatgttgagTTTGACTCCTATTGAGAGGATGTAA
- a CDS encoding T-complex protein 1 subunit delta → MAPAAAAPSGPGASISDSSFTDKGRPTEVRLSNMNAAKAVADAVRTSLGPKGMDKMIQTGNGEVVITNDGATILKHMAVLHPAARMLVELSQAQDIEAGDGTTSVVVLAGSLLSAAEKLLAQGIHPTTVAQSFQNAASKAVEFLEGMSMPVDLNDRESLLRAARTSLNSKIVSQYSSTLAPIAVSAVTRLVTSASSNVDLRDIRIVKKVGGTIEDTELVEGLALNQIAMTNAGGPTRMEKAKIGLIQFQLSSPKPDMDNQIVVNDYRQMDKILKEERQYLLNLCKRIKKTGCNVLLIQKSILRDAVTDLSLHFLAKLKILVIKDIERDEIDFIAKSTGAKPVADIEAFTEDKLGSAELVEETNQSGAKVVKVTGVKNAGKTVSVVCTGANELVLEESERSLHDALCVVRCLVKKRALIAGGGAPEIHVSRLLTDYAHTLKGKEAYCFQAFAEALEIIPTTLAENAGLNPISIVTELRNKHALGDRNAGINVKKGIISNILEENVVQPLLVSTSALELATETVALILRIDDIQFSR, encoded by the exons ATGgctccagcagcagcagctccTTCAGGCCCTGGAGCTTCAATCTCCGACAGCTCTTTCACTGATAAG GGGAGACCTACTGAGGTCAGGTTGTCCAACATGAACGCCGCGAAGG CCGTTGCGGACGCCGTGCGAACTAGTTTGGGACCAAAGGGAATGGACAAGATG ATCCAAACGGGTAATGGAGAAGTCGTCATCACCAATGATGGCGCTACCATCCTCAAGCATATGGCCGTGCTTCACCCTGCTGCACGAATG CTCGTTGAGCTCTCACAAGCTCAGGATATCGAGGCGGGAGATGGTACAACCAGTGTTGTTGTTCTTGCCGGAAGTCTGCTATCTGCCGCCGAAAAGCTCCTTGCCCAAGGTATCCACCCCACAACAGTCGCCCAGTCTTTCCAGAACGCCGCTTCCAAGGCTGTCGAGTTCCTGGAGGGTATGAGCATGCCCGTTGATCTGAACGACCGAGAGAGTCTGTTGCGTGCTGCCCGGACAAGTCTGAATTCCAAG ATCGTTTCCCAATACTCCTCAACTCTTGCTCCCATTGCGGTTTCCGCTGTCACCCGACTTGTCacctccgcctcttccaatgTCGACTTGAGAGATATCAGAAtagtgaagaaggttggCGGGACGATTGAAGACACTGAGCTTGTTGAAGGTCTGGCGCTTAACCAAATCGCGATGACTAATGCGGGAGGACCTacaaggatggaaaaggcGAAGATTGGTTTGATTCAATTCCAGCTTAGTAGCCCCAAGCCCGAC ATGGATAACCAGATCGTAGTTAACGACTACCGACAGATGGATAAGATcttgaaggaagagcgacaatatcttctcaacctctgCAAGCGTATCAAGAAGACAGGTTGTAATGTCCTCCTCATTCAAAAATCTATCCTCCGCGACGCCGTCACCGATCTTTCCCTTCACTTCCTtgccaagctcaagatcCTTGTCATCAAGGACATTGAGCGAGACGAAATCGACTTCATTGCCAAGTCCACCGGTGCCAAGCCCGTGGCCGACATTGAGGCCTTCACCGAGGACAAGCTCGGTTCCGCAGAGTTGGTGGAGGAAACTAACCAGTCTGGCGCCAAGGTCGTGAAAGTTACTGGTGTCAAAAACGCTGGTAAGACCGTGAGTGTCGTTTGCACGGGTGCGAATGAGCTTGTGCTtgaagagagtgagaggAGTTTGCATGATGCTTTGTGTGTTGTGAGATGTCTTGTGAAGAAGCG TGCATTAATCGCGGGTGGTGGTGCCCCTGAAATCCATGTTTCTCGTCTCCTGACAGATTATGCCCATACTCTCAAGGGTAAAGAGGCCTATTGCTTCCAAGCATTCGCGGAAGCTCTCGAAATCATCCCCACCACCCTTGCCGAAAACGCTGGTCTCAACCCCATCTCCATCGTTACGGAGCTGAGAAACAAGCATGCTCTTGGTGACCGGAATGCAGGTATCaatgtgaagaagggaattATCAGTAACATCTTGGAGGAGAACGTGGTTCAACCTTTATTGGTGTCCACGAGTGCTTTGGAGTTGGCGACTGAGACGGTGGCGTTGATTTTGAGGATTGACGATATTCAG TTTTCACGATAA